The following proteins come from a genomic window of Lolium rigidum isolate FL_2022 chromosome 5, APGP_CSIRO_Lrig_0.1, whole genome shotgun sequence:
- the LOC124656707 gene encoding epoxide hydrolase A-like gives MTERTSRRARTVAHSVSQPNQTEHGLPELWLSWRHQMAALAARGFRALAPDLRGYGDSSAPTDPAAYTVLHLVGDAVALLDHLAAALAQVFVVGHDWGAQVAWHLCLLRPDRVRAVVGLGVPYFPRAPRPMAELFAARGDGFYITQFQEPGRAEKAFACYDVATVLKKFYSIELDDLAAPPGVEIIDFFQESSSPLPWMTDEELGQYAEKFQKSGFTGPLNYYRMMDTNWMLTAPWHDAKITVPAKFIVGEKDIGMESFGTKHYIESGGFKSNVPDLEVAIIEGHHFLQQEQAERVNAEILSFLDKFTEN, from the exons ATGACGGAGAGAACGAGCAGGAGAGCACGCACAGTCGCACACTCGGTGAGTCAACCCAACCAAACCGAGCATGGCCTCCCGGAGCTGTGGCTCTCGTGGCGCCACCAGATGGCCGCCCTCGCGGCCCGCGGCTTCCGCGCCCTCGCCCCCGACCTCCGCGGCTACGGTGACTCCTCTGCCCCCACGGACCCCGCCGCCTAcaccgtcctccacctcgtcggcgACGCTGTCgcgctcctcgaccacct CGCGGCGGCGCTGGCGCAAGTGTTTGTTGTGGGCCACGACTGGGGAGCGCAGGTGGCGTGGCACCTCTGCCTGCTCCGGCCGGACCGGGTGCGCGCCGTCGTCGGCCTCGGGGTGCCCTACTTCCCCCGCGCCCCTCGACCTATGGCGGAGCTCTTCGCGGCGCGCGGCGATGGGTTCTACATCACGCAGTTTCAG GAGCCTGGAAGAgctgaaaaggcatttgcttgctACGACGTCGCGACTGTCCTAAAGAAGTTCTACTCAATTGAATTAGATGACCTCGCCGCTCCTCCTGGAGTAGAGATCATAGACTTCTTCCAGGAATCATCATCCCCACTTCCGTGGATGACTGACGAAGAACTAGGCCAGTATGCCGAGAAGTTTCAGAAGTCTGGCTTCACCGGGCCACTCAACTACTACCGCATGATGGACAC GAATTGGATGCTTACTGCTCCGTGGCACGACGCGAAGATCACAGTGCCTGCGAAGTTCATCGTGGGTGAGAAGGACATCGGCATGGAGTCCTTTGGAACCAAGCACTACATCGAGAGCGGGGGTTTCAAGTCCAATGTTCCAGACCTTGAAGTTGCCATCATTGAAGGACACCATTTCCTCCAGCAAGAGCAGGCCGAGAGAGTGAACGCAGAGATACTGTCCTTCCTCGACAAGTTTACGGAGAACTGA